TTTGGGTAGACCGTATTGCTACATCTGCTTTTAGATCTGGACTCTGAATGACCCCATGCAAAAATAACAAATCACAGGAAGTTGTAATCTCTTTAAAAAAGTGACAAATAGTAACCATGAGTCAGTTAAATGTGGGTGGATGTTATTACATGTCTTATTCTTATTCTAGTAATTGTACATGTGTTTAAAACTAATATGCGTGCATCAGCTTCAAATTAGTATGTTAATTTGCATTTTCTATTATGAAGGTATGATATCAGATTATGCACACATGGATGCAGATCATATGAAGATGAGCAGTACCAGTTCAGACATCAATCCTGTGGTTAGACATTGCTGCAAAATATGAATATTCATTCAGTAACAGCTCAAGCTGACAGCATAGTCATTTATGTCTTTAGCGTGTAAATAAAAATGGCTGGGCTGCTtttagggcggtggtggcgaagtccatagggacttggcttggcaactggaaggtcaccagttcaagtcccggaaagaccaagtgctaccgaggtgtccctgagcaaggcaccgttccctacactgctccccgggcgccgtacataatggcagcccactgctcctaacactaggatgggtaaaatgcagagaaaccgtttcgttacatagtacctgtactacctaatgacaataaatgtaatctttatgtaAAGTGTTTTATCAGTTTGATCAGATTTATAAGAAACAAACTGTCGGACTGTGTCCACCCCCTGGTGGATATTTTGAGTATACTGACCTGTGCTTATTGATAATAAACTGCTGCAgtgtatttaatataaataaatatttcacAAAGATGTGATCATTTTTAAAGTGTAGATATTACATAATGTATAAGCTCTACCTGttcctgtttctgttgttgttgttgttgttgttgttgttgttccacaaCCACATAGACTACTTGACACTAAGCACAATGCATTGCCGTCTGCAACATTCTCTTTTTGTTTCACTGGGGGGCAATACAGCCACACATTTTTACAATATTTACTTCACAAAACAAATAAGCAGATATGCAGTTTCTATAGcggatatatatataataatacttATTATTACAAGCTCAGAAACATGTGAAAAAATACAATCTTGTTAATTTCAGGCACGTCAGAGGCTCAACTTTAAAGGTTGAACTTTGAAAATCTCATTAGGTATTCAGATATCAGCATGGTCTATAAAATAATACTCAATGTAGCTCCCCTCCCTTGAAAGAAGTTGTCCAGCTCTGCTCTGAAACCACATGCAGAACTACAAGGTCCACCCCTAGGGGGGAGTGTAAAAAGGTATGGGCTCTCGAGCCTCTGTTGTGTTTAAGGACTTGTTAGTGGAAAACAAACTATGAACAGACTTGGCCAGTCACAGTAAACTCCGGTCAGAGCTGCCTTGATTTCAAATTAAGTTGTTGTTGTCTCAGTTCCTGCTGCTGGTGCGCCGTGGAAACGGAGTTGTATTTTCTTAGCGGAAGCAAACTTttcaattaaatacaaataatttccATTAATGTTGGATTCATGTCGTTTGTTTTGTATGTTGCCGTGTAATAACTCCAGCGAGGCGGtcattattgaagaaaataataataatgaagggTGAGGAAGTCGATGTTGAAATTACCGTGAAGCTTTTGAACGCAGCATTGACCTCAGAGGTCGCTCACCGCCTCGTGGATGTAACTTTAGCTCTGAAGGCTAGCTAGCTTAGtaaagtaaattcacaagctgtTGCTAGCTGGCCAATGTAACATCGTCGACAGCTGTATTTCTTAAATAGCAGCTTTCTTTTTTGTAACTGCTTAAAACAATTCATAACCTAACTTCAAAATGGTTATTGACGACACCAAGCTGCTTAATATCCTGAAGGGAAAACGGGTCAAACTGACCCTCAGGAACTCATCGTACCTCGGCATCGTGCAACGCATAAACGCCAACAAAACGTTGATTTTGGCCGACGGTTAGTAAACAATTGTGTTTATTTTATAAAGTTAGCACAAGATTGTTGAGGAGTGAACTCTATAATGATTtcagtttaaaatgtattcGCTCTATGAAGGCTAACATATCAACTTAACCAGGGCTGCCAACATTTGAGTTCAGCTTGgagtgagattttttttttggtgaaCCGAAAACAGAAACGTTCATGTGTAcagtgttacaaatgtattgaacatgtacaaactagggtttcccattaatgtaccgggcgcttcAGTGGAATACTtacatacacagtgtacccgcgactcttacaacgaaggctcgataatcaacTCACATCATATAAGAtagcatataggcaggggtgcacataccttttttgccctggttctcaaaggagcacctggagatgttgcttggtgctcatccttaaaatgaaatacaacgtaacttttgagggggtctttatttgccagacacacggcactgaacacacagaggtgaacacaagacaacattagcacgaccagtattcctacaagctgtcatcactaccctcctgactgttctcctctcggtcagacatggtagctgatgatgtaggcctactactttcTCTGAGTCTGAGTTTCAAttgagtctgcgattagctgcttgcatccacaaATCAACAGCTGGTTTggggtcgaaagtctctgttgtcatcttagacaagtggatgtaatcaaataagtatgttaacataaccaataacctaccatagccaataacaaatgaatgtaacttattttatttttgttgttcatatcttattttaccttaacatttatttatgcatttttttttatctccagttttaaaggatatttttgtttactgtcctatagtatacattggaatgatttcaaacctgtttatcccaataattataaaggtgtgccttggaaatatgtgtttacataaattgtgaccaaaacgtttgagacccactgagataacttagactaaagttaactatctaaacactcaagagtcctttacctcattgagctgtagttatcagcctctcagtctaactggagagagctctcctccacattattgtagaaacatcttcttcttccgttagagcagctagcaccagatgctaataacaacagcgctggtaccggtgcaccctccctcgCATTTtggctgcgggcgccagataagccaacatcccccattttcatcacttacagcgctcATTGTACAGgccaaatgaaacgtgtaaccggggtgaaaagggtgttacatctacttaattatgaatgttgttacatcaaggccgaaaattaggatgagccccaacggccaacaacatttttttccctcccagaacagccagcgcagcgcctccccagatctggcgccctaggcgaacatcgataacgccagtgctacgggccggccctgagttCATATGCAACACGCAAAtatctttctgtctctcttctctcttctctcttctctcttctctcctctctcctctctcctctttctcttctctcttctctcctctttctcttttcttctcttttcttctctttctttctctttctctctctctctctctctctctctctctctctctctctctctctctctctctctctctctctgtctgtctgtctgtctgtctgtctgtctgtctgtctgtctgtctgtctctgttggtagcaaatgcgccttttttcaaatgacccggtGCTCTTTTTTTGGCGGAGGTGCGCATGCACACCTGCGCACCAATTATGTGCAGTCCTGCATATAGGTGCagaggtaaagtgctattttataagtgtggggggggggggtcctcacctcctctaggggggtccgggggcatgccatCCGGGAAGattctttttaaatattgaagttaaatgcatcaacctggtgcactttgagagcaaaatgaattcatggtaaacagattttccttttctttatggatattttacaaatcactcttttaaactgtattcttgttttactgtcatatagtatttcataactgtttttcatttattctcataaatggtgaccaaaacgtttgagacccactgagataactactaaagttaactatctaaatggagagtcccttacctcactgagctgtagttacctctcagtctgacaggacagAGCTTTCCCTTTCCTTGTTTTAGAAACAGCTTTTAATATCCGTtatgctaaccagatgctaacaacaacaatgcaaattgtgagtttggtagaaatatactgtataatagtaaaGTTATTTAAGATTTTACGTTCTAAATATTCcccaaaattattcaaaagcatattcttccaaactccTTGCTGTAGTAGGAGACTGTTGATGTTTGTGGtgagtttggtagtaataagctgtataatattgattgaatattattgcattctcttttttcggagttgcactttgcagacggtccctgagcactcgtttCTTCGGCTTCTgatagagaccaatgtaatgtGTCCAGGTCGGAGGACGGCGCGTATTGGCTTTTTttgatcaaaatgtgattgtagttcgttgtcaaccttaccacggtacttaggagacatcatttgtgtctgaataacgttttgttcatgagttattgatccgtgaaatcagaatctcccaatatcattccaactttactgaactaagccagaaaaccGTCTCATTTCGTTGACCGCTCGGTTTGCTGttccttcactttatttttatattagggctgtcagtcgattaaaatatttaatcgcgattaatcgcatgattgtccatagttaatcgcgattaatcgcaaattaatcgcacattttttatctgttctaaatgtaccttagaggaatatttttcaagtttttaatactcttaacaTATGagcggacaaatatgctttatgctaatgtttattatcatttgaacaatgacaaatattctcatgaatattaaacacaacaacctctgactcaacacaacaacctccgcctcaattcaacctggaacctctctcatacagtgtgtgtgtgtgtgtgtgtgtgtgtgtgtgtgtgtgtgtgtgtgtgtgtgtgtgtgtgtgtgtgtgtgtgtgtgtgtgtgtgtgtgtgtgtgtgtgtgtgtgtgtgtgtgtgtgtgtgtgtgtgtgtgtgtgtgtgtgtgtgtgtgtgtgtgtgtgtgtgtgtgtgtgtgtgtgtgtgtgtgtgtgtgtgtgtgtgtgtgtgtgtgtgtgtgtgtgtgtgtgtgtgtgtgtgtgtgtgtgtgtgtgtgtgtgtgtgtgtgtgtgtgtgtgtgtgtgtgtgtgtgtgtgtgtgtgtgtgtgtgtgtgtgtgtgatcgttggagctatgtgcaactcaaggcatatgctcgaacgggagctgcctggacgctgcaatcatgttgctgcaatcatgagtgtgctgacttctcgtgtcccgctgtctgcttcctgcataaagtcaagtgctcggtgcagttgtggcgaaatgtcgctcctctgttttcatttaaacagctccttatatccgttagtgcagctagctagcaccagatgctaacaacaacaacaatgcacgtaaggtctctctctcgctcgctcgggccacacagacacacaccctcccggtcctcccgatggccagtcggtgcctgccggtgagcgtggaagtgtggtctgccacaagcgtgcggcaggagcggggctgtcagatggtattttaaactcgatgcgctctgaaactacggggcggccgaggaaaaaaaatacacacgcgttaatcgcgttaaaataattagtggcgttaattgcgttagcgcgttaacttgacagccctaatttatatacatttattttggaccaaAACTTAGCGTAAGGAAAGGCAAATGTGGCGTGAGATATAGGTTAATTGCGTGACTCTCACGCTCAATGtgtgagtgttggcagcccTGACTTAACTCTTAAGTTAACTTTTGTTTGTTGTTTCAGTTTGTGGCAGTAATGGCTGTAAACTCCCTGGCTCTAAAATGTTCTTCGGCCATGAGATCCTGAATGGTGAGTTCACTCATATCTGCAAAGGGAAGGCTGGACTTGACATATtaccagtggtgtaaagtaactaagtacattcactcaagtactgtacttgagtacaattttgagattctTCTACTTTACAACGGTATCTCCATTTTCTGCTAGTTTGTACTTCTAGCCCACTCCAATTTAGAGGTAAATGGTGTTCTTTCACTCAACTACATTTATTGAATacctttttagttactttatagATTAATGATATAAACATAATCAATACTTAAAGAAAACTTCAGTTACACCTGGACTAAATTCACAAACTACCCAGCAGTAAATTAgttccacctttaccagctttgataaacatatcaatacatttgtttgtagatatatatatatatcatatgtTTTCATTAcaattaattatatatatatatatatatatatcattctGAAAagggccaatctgcataatgagtacttttactttcgtTACTTTGAGtacattttgatgctaatatttttgtactttaacttgagtaagattttgaatgcaggatttttacttgtaacagagtaatcCTACTCTGGTATTTCTtcttttacttaagtataatatctgagtacttcttccacctctgcataTTACTATTGAGAAATATCTTGGGTAAAGTTTTGACATCTAACATGGCGTGTTTGTATATTTGAATCAACAGTGGAATTTACCAATGGAGCCAACACTGGCAGCAGGTATgtaatcgtgtcatcttcgagAACAACCTTATATCTGCACAGTCTATGGTGACAACACACTGTGCTGGCTTTGACTTGCTTTTTAACTCTAATGCAATGTGTTGTTGTTGCACAGCAATGTCTGTGAGTCCAGCCTTGAAGAGCATTTGAATGTGGAAAAGTTTCAACCATACAGGAAGACAATCACATTGGGTGAGCATACAAATAATTTGTCTGGTGTTTTTGCTAAATCTATATCCAAGCTATGTAAGCATTTTTACTATTGAGTGGATCCTTTACTTTTTacagatgatgaagatgaaggGGAGTTTATAAACTTTGTCATCATAGATGAGTTTCAAGAAAAGTTTGTGTCTGCTGTAAGTTGATTTTAGGTTCCTTTTCTGTTACAAAGATCATTTAAATTGCAAATGTTTCAAGTCCACGTGAGCAAATAACGGTGATGGCATATTTACTGAGACCTGTTGTCTCAAAATCTCTCGATAATGTCTTACGTTTCTCTCTGTCAGGTGATGGACATCAAGAAGCAGCGTGTGATAGGTGTGGGAGCTGATGGAGTCGAGGTATTTGACCACGGCAGACTGTGTTGGCTGCAGGTGAGAAGCTCTGCATTCCTGCTTTTTTTGTTGTAATCCTTCCCTCCGTTTCTAGCTGCCTTGTTTTCCTTCATGAAAATAATATAGATTCATATTTTAAACTGAATGTGTCTTTATTAATTTAGATTGCCACTAAAAACAAGGTGTACCTATTCGATATCTTGCTACTTGGACCTCGGGCCTTTAAGAACGGTCTTTCCATGATCCTGGAAAATAAACACATGCTGAAGGTAAGCGTTATAAACACACTATAAATACTATTCAGTCAAGGTTCTGATTATTAACGTAACATCTATGCTGTGCATTTTGTACAGGTCATTCATGATTGCAGAGCCCTTGCTGGATGTCTGATTGCTCAGTTTGGGGTAAAGCTGACCAACGTATTTGATACGCAGGTACATGTTCAGTGTACAATGGCCTACTTTCTCTTCTGTATGTTTAATAGACCTTACTTTTTACCTGCTCTTTTTCTGTTTGTGTTTAGGTAGCAGATGTCATGTGCTTCTACTCCAACACTGGAGGTTTTCTCCCGGACAGAGTCAGCACTCTGCAGCAGGTGGTTAGTCTCCACCTGAAGGTGCCGTCCTCCCAGCTCCTGTCCCTTCAGATGAAGTCACAGCTCACAAAGGTACAGTCACATCTTATTCGAGAACATTTATTTGGTGTATAGTAGTGTTTTTCAATACAAAATCGAAATGGCAATATGGATTAGTGTAATTTTTCGCTGGAGGCACTGTATTTGTTAAAGGCAAATTTATGTTTCAAAATATCATCCTGACTTAAGTATTGTAATTCTTCAGAGAGGTCCATGATCAAATCGTGTTCTACAGACTTGTGAAAAGAATATTTATGTGATACAGATCCTTGCAAATAATTACACAATGCTCATTTTTGATATATGTTTCTATCAAAACATGTGAACAATGATGCAAACAAGATCATTCCCTCTGTCATTGCTAATCATATCCCAGTTTGTATATCAGTCAATAACAAaatattaaatatgtttttcaaatatttgaGCCAAACTGTATAGTTGCATCTGTATGAACTGTAAtcgctggtgtgtgtgtttacaggaaGAAAGGGAGATGTGGTACAAGCGGCCCTGTCCTGTTCCCCTGCTGAAGGTCATGGCTCTGTCAGCGATCCACCTCCAGCCTCTcagactggtgctgctggataCTTTCATGGCGGACTACATTACCCTGGTGGATTCATACCTGTGCAGCAGCCAATACGAACCTGGTGAATTGGAGCATGTCAGCATGGTGGGTAGTTCACAAATGAGCACATGTCCAGGGCATAAAGAATTATTCATATACGGCCCTGCTGCTGGCCGAACAGCTGACTACTCATTTAAGAACAGCCATCGACTTTGTTATATTCAATTTTGATTCTGTTTCAAAACAATGAGAGCATGCTGCAAAACAGCTGGAGAAATATTCCTATGTAGGGCCGTGCCTGATATCAACCAATACAGGCACGATATCAGACACGAGTAGTGAGGGGAAAGTTGTCTTCAGTTTTTGACAAATATTATCTAAATTATTGTCAACAAAGCTAGGGTCGGTTATGTATTTAGGAACATTTGTGTTGCACTTGCTAAAGTACTCTTCACATCCAGAC
The sequence above is drawn from the Pseudochaenichthys georgianus chromosome 22, fPseGeo1.2, whole genome shotgun sequence genome and encodes:
- the exd1 gene encoding piRNA biogenesis protein EXD1 produces the protein MVIDDTKLLNILKGKRVKLTLRNSSYLGIVQRINANKTLILADVCGSNGCKLPGSKMFFGHEILNVEFTNGANTGSSNVCESSLEEHLNVEKFQPYRKTITLDDEDEGEFINFVIIDEFQEKFVSAVMDIKKQRVIGVGADGVEVFDHGRLCWLQIATKNKVYLFDILLLGPRAFKNGLSMILENKHMLKVIHDCRALAGCLIAQFGVKLTNVFDTQVADVMCFYSNTGGFLPDRVSTLQQVVSLHLKVPSSQLLSLQMKSQLTKEEREMWYKRPCPVPLLKVMALSAIHLQPLRLVLLDTFMADYITLVDSYLCSSQYEPGELEHVSMESVLELPRELRQLEQMRIEQQKWAADRFPATEQGLLARFNPRTQSPSQTSPAAEEHGHRQAESFEPAADESPPQADPPLLEPPKSSPRVASVSPDTAPQAPVPDLRKQMSVNSPLSLGVSRGCTEGPMDTMGRGMTFGKEQSSIPALPAMGRGFLLQISQDQVPCVSFPKGTSRWQ